A stretch of the Massilia varians genome encodes the following:
- the tssC gene encoding type VI secretion system contractile sheath large subunit, producing MAAVLDTAKAGATTVELDASLLDQIVEQSRVAKSSSEHERARDIISELVTQVMQGTMIMSNNLSAMIDARLAELDRMISSQLSAVMHAPEFQKLERSWTGLNYLVRNSTTSANLQIRMLNASKRELVKDFQSALEFDQSSMFKKVYEEEFGSFGGAPYGTLIGDFEISRQPEDIYFLEQMSHVAAASHAPFITSSSPELFGIDSFGDLGKPRDLAKVFDTVEYAKWKAFRESEDARYVGLTLPRFLGRLPYHPADGMTTEGFNYVEDVDGSDHQKYLWCNAAYAFASKLTKAFEDYGWCAAIRGVEGGGLVENLPAHTFKTDEGEVALKCPTELAITDRREKELSDLGFISLVHCKNTSYAAFFGAQSAQKAKKYNNEAANANAVLSSQLQYIFAVSRIAHYMKAMMRDKIGSFAAASNVQDYLNRWLTQYVLLDDNASQDQKAQFPLREASVQVSEVPGRPGVYRAVSFLRPHFQLDELSVSLRLVAELPQSTNG from the coding sequence ATGGCGGCCGTCCTCGATACCGCGAAGGCGGGCGCGACGACCGTGGAGCTCGACGCCTCGCTGCTCGACCAGATCGTCGAACAGAGCCGGGTCGCGAAATCCAGCAGCGAGCACGAACGCGCGCGCGACATCATCTCCGAGCTCGTCACCCAGGTGATGCAGGGCACCATGATCATGTCCAACAACCTGTCGGCCATGATCGACGCGCGCCTGGCGGAGCTGGACCGCATGATATCAAGCCAGCTCTCGGCGGTGATGCACGCCCCCGAGTTCCAGAAGCTCGAGCGCAGCTGGACCGGCCTGAATTACCTGGTCAGGAACAGCACCACCAGCGCCAACCTGCAGATCCGCATGCTCAACGCCAGCAAGCGCGAGCTGGTGAAGGACTTCCAGTCGGCGCTGGAATTCGACCAGAGCAGCATGTTCAAGAAGGTCTACGAAGAGGAATTCGGCAGCTTCGGCGGCGCGCCCTACGGCACCCTGATCGGCGACTTCGAGATCTCGCGCCAGCCCGAGGACATCTACTTCCTGGAGCAGATGTCGCACGTGGCGGCCGCCAGCCACGCGCCCTTCATCACATCAAGCTCGCCCGAATTGTTCGGCATCGACAGCTTCGGCGACCTGGGTAAACCACGCGACCTGGCCAAGGTCTTCGACACCGTCGAATACGCCAAGTGGAAGGCGTTCCGGGAGTCGGAAGACGCGCGCTACGTCGGCCTGACCCTGCCGCGCTTCCTGGGCCGCCTGCCTTACCATCCGGCCGACGGCATGACCACCGAAGGCTTCAACTACGTCGAGGATGTGGACGGCAGCGACCACCAGAAGTACCTGTGGTGCAACGCGGCCTACGCGTTCGCCTCCAAGCTGACCAAGGCGTTCGAGGATTACGGCTGGTGCGCGGCGATCCGCGGCGTCGAGGGCGGCGGCCTGGTGGAGAACCTGCCGGCCCATACCTTCAAGACCGACGAGGGCGAGGTGGCGCTCAAGTGCCCGACCGAGCTGGCGATTACCGACCGCCGCGAGAAGGAGCTGTCGGACCTCGGCTTCATCTCCCTGGTCCACTGCAAGAACACCTCGTACGCGGCTTTCTTCGGCGCTCAGTCGGCGCAGAAGGCGAAGAAGTACAACAACGAAGCGGCCAATGCCAACGCCGTGCTGTCCTCGCAGCTGCAGTACATCTTCGCGGTCTCGCGCATCGCCCACTACATGAAGGCCATGATGCGCGACAAGATCGGCAGCTTCGCCGCCGCGTCCAATGTACAGGATTACCTGAACCGCTGGCTGACCCAGTACGTGCTCCTCGACGACAACGCGAGCCAGGACCAGAAGGCCCAGTTCCCGCTGCGCGAGGCCAGCGTGCAGGTGTCCGAAGTCCCCGGCCGTCCCGGCGTGTACCGCGCGGTGTCCTTCCTGCGCCCGCACTTCCAGCTCGACGAGCTGTCCGTTTCGCTCCGACTGGTCGCGGAGTTGCCCCAATCGACCAATGGCTAA
- a CDS encoding Hcp family type VI secretion system effector, with translation MAIDVYLQIDGIKGESMDDKHKDWIECLAVDWGVKQPRSATASTGGGHTAERCEHEEITLKKLADLSSPILLQTCSAGKTIPKAKLEFMRADGQGERIKYFEIELENVLIGGVKPKVAEGSIIQEEVGLKFSKIKWKYTQQKIGGGSGGNTSGGWDLAANKVA, from the coding sequence ATGGCAATTGACGTGTACCTGCAGATCGACGGGATCAAGGGCGAATCGATGGACGACAAGCACAAGGACTGGATCGAGTGCCTGGCCGTGGACTGGGGCGTGAAGCAGCCGCGTTCGGCTACCGCATCGACCGGCGGCGGCCACACCGCCGAGCGTTGCGAACACGAGGAGATCACGCTGAAGAAGCTGGCCGATCTGTCCTCGCCGATCCTGCTGCAGACCTGCTCGGCGGGCAAGACCATCCCGAAGGCCAAGCTGGAATTCATGCGCGCCGACGGCCAGGGCGAGCGCATCAAGTACTTCGAGATCGAACTGGAGAACGTCCTGATCGGCGGCGTCAAGCCGAAGGTGGCCGAGGGTAGCATCATCCAGGAAGAAGTCGGCCTGAAATTCTCGAAGATCAAGTGGAAGTACACCCAGCAGAAGATCGGCGGCGGCTCGGGCGGCAACACCTCGGGCGGCTGGGACCTGGCGGCCAACAAGGTCGCCTGA
- the tssE gene encoding type VI secretion system baseplate subunit TssE, with amino-acid sequence MKGCKPGLLDRLMDERPDAARGAPLTSEQLKDCVARDLEALLNTRLSFDPAILNAYPEARASILHYGLQDFAGYCLTSSADRAAVCASIQDAIEAHEPRLRDVSATLDLVAGSVNRLSFIIHARLSLLDGSEPVNFNAVLQPSSLHYAVKRNGRPR; translated from the coding sequence ATGAAGGGCTGCAAGCCCGGCCTGCTGGACCGGCTCATGGACGAGCGCCCGGACGCCGCCAGGGGCGCGCCCCTCACCAGCGAGCAACTCAAGGACTGCGTGGCGCGCGACCTCGAAGCGCTGCTCAATACGCGCCTGTCGTTCGATCCGGCCATCCTCAACGCCTATCCGGAAGCGCGTGCTTCCATCCTGCACTACGGCCTGCAGGATTTCGCCGGCTACTGCCTCACCAGCAGCGCGGACCGCGCCGCCGTCTGCGCCAGCATCCAGGACGCGATCGAAGCCCATGAGCCGCGCCTGCGCGACGTATCCGCCACGCTCGACCTGGTGGCGGGCAGCGTCAACCGCCTCAGCTTCATCATCCATGCCCGCCTCAGCCTGCTGGACGGCAGCGAGCCGGTGAACTTCAATGCGGTGCTGCAGCCTTCCTCGCTGCACTACGCCGTCAAGCGCAACGGCCGGCCGCGCTGA